A stretch of Acipenser ruthenus chromosome 1, fAciRut3.2 maternal haplotype, whole genome shotgun sequence DNA encodes these proteins:
- the LOC117421341 gene encoding uncharacterized protein LOC117421341: MNSMMKPFQELKTYGKRMRKVDPWFSPDTSSSSSDLSICAEENCNINPGRKRWRKQSTAAARPKRNAKKRALKFLNNNWEEDSIFSVGKENRGDAAARKDTVSRQSKAGTSSARLPRNAKQRALTRIKLTSTNESDDVEVDDRLEDFFASSGKESTVDARDQRATVSRQSKAGTSSARLPRNAKQSALSRMKLSSTDESNDVEVDDCLDDSIAIHGKESTVDARDQRATVGRSAASSFVRPIPLETFVTDHKNSPNENEGVIKTRPVKCQSVCLSRNTLNSSEDFQKNPVPSSQFIAKRTHARYKHQSLLGKTSSEMSSLFSNSKKKKPLLSAASFNSTTGSVLKARSYKRPRLPSETSAICQTCYKLSKPSLCEISFSNNETEEVCKTNMEEDRDVLSLEGSELKVLVGSGSELKNCSKCASVQNEMPSFEIMQHNIENREVSETYEDSVVSHPNRTNKEMLTPKTPERSLSDQSSSVNDSVVFVSAQTPLQSLVAQVNKVWNVSRPVVLLKRVDVPKHLVKHNLQSNLEKPECHELQTENSESRSGQTVSSEAGDVKVQEERHCLDVTPQYVKNTVSLGGMDIFVAAQQNITPKRNPFVLSITVDNSPPTFVSSEKNKQLMERCIVSQPDVVLQRAKLPIDIYKLGDLNHRQSVDFKQELAYCSLQIEKTVLTEQCNLPDTIRNHSSKNSLHNKDTAVHTSPVADSIVPEFAQTKEIGSRSRFNVDLTLCRRLSAQHPFGLLSGFKKKKIDAPEAAKTESTSSDSSESRNNHADSLSKKTVSGRVRTQGIPKEKPGTGQEACISGFSTNRWTKNGNTQKEKLSKHFANHLLVAGNADNSLADFSCRSFHTPERSMGNMGSLYDANDQMPPVTPLRKECFQMSSFLQNISPQTLNTHNWSRLKASLSVHKKMKVILTPDKSNLSNPAVSKKDLGNVTPRSNKSQKLLSGAEGPVLNPLDISDAEKLFQECQQDGPLSFEECIPLHKMQSCIKIGEGAFGEVFCMTNNNNEFVALKIIPIEGEPTRNGEMQKKFGEILHEVIVSKELSNLSKMEKNRTDGFITLHDLHCAKGLYPEPLLKAWDKFDKRRNSENDRPDFFEQDQLFLILAFEFGGIDLENMQSKLSSLAVAKSILHQVTASLAVAEQALCFEHRDLHWGNILVKKTNLKEGKYTINGTTHNVVTNGVHVNIIDYTISRLEIEGLTVSCDISTDEQLFMGQGDYQFEIYRKMREENNNSWSEYNPHTNVLWLHYLTDKLLHMSYKNKPRSLALKAIKTNIEQFYRELLQYKSATEVLKSCSLFQ; this comes from the exons GCAGAGTAAAGCGGGCACATCCTCTGCAAGGCTGCCAAGGAATGCAAAGCAGAGAGCTTTGACAAGGATAAAACTGACCAGTACCAATGAATCTGATGATGTGGAGGTAGATGATCGTCTGGAAGATTTCTTTGCCAGTTCTGGGAAAGAGAGTACAGTTGATGCCAGGGATCAAAGAGCCACAGTCAGCAG gcAGAGTAAAGCGGGTACATCCTCTGCAAGGCTTCCAAGGAATGCAAAGCAGAGCGCTTTGTCAAGGATGAAACTGAGCAGTACCGATGAATCTAATGATGTGGAGGTAGATGATTGCCTGGACGATTCCATTGCCATTCATGGGAAAGAAAGTACAGTTGATGCCAGGGATCAAAGAGCCACAGTCGGCAG GTCTGCTGCATCATCGTTTGTCCGTCCAATTCCTCTTGAGACGTTTGTCACAGACCACAAAAATTCTCCCAATGAGAATGAGGGGGTCATAAAAACAAGACCAGTGAAATGCCAGAGC gTCTGTCTTTCACGTAACACTTTAAATTCCTCTGAAGATTTTCAGAAAAACCCTGTTCCTTCGTCCCAATTCATTGCAAAGAGGACGCATGCAAGATACAAACACCAATCACTGCTGGGGAAGACAAGTTCAGAGATGTCAAGCCTTTTTTCaaactctaaaaagaaaaaacctcTTTTAAGTGCAGCCTCTTTCAATAGTACAACTGGCAGCGTGTTGAAAGCAAGGTCTTACAAGCGGCCACGTCTGCCCAGCGAGACATCTGCCATTTGCCAGACCTGTTACAAACTCAGCAAGCCGTCCTTATGTGAGATCTCCTTTAGCAACAATGAAACGGAGGAAGTTTGCAAAACCAATATGGAGGAAGACAGGGATGTTCTTTCTTTGGAGGGGAGTGAATTGAAAGTCCTGGTAGGAAGTGGTTCTGAATTAAAAAACTGCAGCAAATGTGCCTCTGTTCAAAATGAGATGCCCAGTTTCGAAATTATGCAGCACAATATTGAAAATCGTGAGGTTTCAGAGACTTATGAGGATTCTGTAGTTTCTCACCCAAACAGGACAAACAAGGAAATGCTCACCCCAAAAACACCTGAAAGAAGTCTTTCAGATCAGTCCAGTAGTGTGAACGATTCTGTTGTTTTTGTGTCGGCACAGACTCCTCTACAGTCACTCGTTGCACAGGTAAATAAGGTATGGAATGTCTCTCGGCCTGTAGTACTACTGAAACGTGTAGACGTACCTAAGCATTTGGTGAAGCATAATTTGCAAAGTAATCTGGAGAAGCCTGAATGCCATGAACTCCAGACAGAGAACTCTGAGTCGAGAAGTGGGCAGACTGTTTCATCAGAGGCAGGTGATGTTAAAGTTCAGGAAGAAAGGCACTGCTTGGATGTTACACCACAATATGTTAAAAATACTGTGTCCTTGGGTGGTATGGATATTTTTGTAGCTGCACAACAAAACATAACACCTAAAAGAAACCCCTTTGTCTTGAGCATCACAGTGGACAATTCTCCTCCTACTTTTGTATCATCTGAGAAGAATAAACAGCTCATGGAAAGATGTATCGTCTCACAGCCTGATGTTGTACTTCAACGTGCAAAGTTACCAATTGATATTTACAAGCTTGGAGATTTAAACCATCGTCAGAGTGTTGATTTTAAACAAGAGCTTGCATACTGCAGTCTTCAGATTGAGAAGACTGTTTTAACTGAGCAATGTAACTTACCAGACACAATTCGGAATCATTCCAGTAAAAACTCACTTCATAATAAAGATACTGCTGTTCATACCAGCCCTGTTGCTGATAGTATAGTACCAGAGTTTGCCCAGACAAAGGAAATAGGAAGTAGAAGCAGGTTTAATGTGGATTTGACCTTGTGCAGAAGGTTGTCTGCACAGCACCCTTTTGGATTGCTTAGTggctttaaaaagaagaaaattgATGCACCTGAGGCTGCAAAAACAGAGAGCACCTCGTCTGATTCCTCTGAATCCCGAAATAACCATGCTGACTCTCTATCCAAAAAGACAGTCTCAGGGAGAGTTAGGACCCAAGGGATACCGAAGGAAAAACCAGGAACTGGGCAAGAAGCCTGCATCAGTGGCTTTAGCACTAACAGATGGACCAAAAATGGAAACACGCAAAAAGAGAAACTTAGCAAGCACTTTGCAAATCACTTGTTGGTAGCTGGAAATGCAGATAACTCACTGGCTGATTTCAGTTGTAGGTCTTTTCATACCCCAGAACGGTCTATG GGTAACATGGGCAGTTTGTATGATGCCAATGACCAGATGCCACCTGTGACCCCTTTGAGGAAAGAGTGTTTCCAAATGTCGTCATTTTTGCAAAATATTAGTCCGCAAACTCTTAACACCCATAACTGGTCAAGACTCAAAGCATCACTTTCTGTTCACAAGAAGATGAAAG ttATTTTAACACCAGATAAATCGAACCTTTCCAACCCAGCTGTTTCCAAAAAGGATCTAGGAAATGTAACTCCGCGTTCAAACAAATCTCAGAAACTACTTTCTGGTGCAGAAGGCCCAGTCCTG AATCCCCTGGATATCTCGGATGCAGAGAAGCTGTTTCAGGAATGCCAGCAGGATGGTCCTTTATCTTTTGAAGAATGTATACCCCTCCACAAAATGCAGTCGTGTATAAAGATTGGTGAAGGAGCCTTTGGAGAAGTGTTTTGCATGACAAACAACAACAATGAGTTTGTAGCTTTAAAG ATCATTCCTATTGAGGGGGAGCCGACGAGGAATGGAGAAATGCAGAAGAAATTTGGTGAAATTCTCCACGAAGTAATTGTATCAAA AGAATTGAGCAACTTGagtaaaatggaaaaaaacagaACTGACGGCTTCATTACTTTGCATGA ttTGCATTGTGCTAAAGGGTTATATCCAGAACCACTTCTGAAAGCCTGGGACAAATTTGACAAACGGAGAAACTCTGAAAATGATCGTCCAG atttttttgagCAAGACCAGCTTTTCCTGATTCTAGCATTTGAATTTGGAGGCATTGACCTTGAAAATATGCAAAGCAAG TTGTCTTCACTGGCTGTGGCAAAAAGTATTTTGCATCAGGTTACTGCATCACTGGCTGTTGCGGAACAGGCTTTATGTTTTGAACATAG agaTTTACATTGGGGCAACATCCTGGTGAAGAAGACCAACCTTAAGGAAGGGAAATATACAATCAATGGGACCACCCATAATGTCGTGACTAATGGCGTTCATGTAAACATCATAGACTACACAATCTCCAGGCTGGAAATTG AGGGTCTGACTGTTTCCTGTGACATTTCAACTGACGAACAACTCTTTATGGGACAGGGAGACTACCAGTTTGAGATCTATCGAAAAATGAGAGAAGAAAACAA taacagCTGGAGTGAGTACAACCCACATACAAATGTTCTGTGGCTTCATTACCTGACGGACAAATTATTGCACATGAGCTACAAAAACAAACCACGGTCTCTTGCTTTGAAAGCAATAAAGACAAATATTGAGCAATTCTACAGAGAACTCCTACAATATAAATCGGCAACTGAAGTCCTAAAGTCTTGCAGTCTGTTTCAGTGA